In one Gadus morhua chromosome 7, gadMor3.0, whole genome shotgun sequence genomic region, the following are encoded:
- the nhp2 gene encoding H/ACA ribonucleoprotein complex subunit 2-like protein, with product MGKSKKEKPEAEVEEETTGAVEKSYGELIVNINPIAQPLASRKLSKKLYKCVKKAAKLKQIRRGVKEVQKFINKGEKGIVVLAGDTLPIDVYCHLPIMCEDRSLPYAYIPSKVDLGSSAGSKRPTCVILIKPHEEYQEAYDECLEEVTVLPKPL from the exons ATGGGAAAATCAAAGAAAGAGAAGCCAGAAGCAGAGGTGGAAGAGGAAACGACAGGGGCAGTCGAGAAATCTTACGGGGAGCTTATTGTTAACATTAACCCCATAGCCCAGCCGCTAGCGTCACGGAAACTCAGCAAGAAGCTCTACAAATGCGTCAAGAAGG CTGCGAAGCTGAAACAGATTCGACGCGGAGTGAAGGAGGTGCAGAAGTTCATCAACAAAGGCGAGAAGGG tATTGTGGTGCTGGCCGGAGACACGCTGCCCATAGACGTCTACTGCCACTTGCCTATCATGTGTGAAGACAGGAGTCTCCCCTATGCCTACATCCCATCCAAAGTG GACTTGGGGTCTTCGGCGGGTTCCAAAAGGCCGACCTGCGTCATACTGATCAAGCCCCACGAGGAATACCAGGAGGCTTACGACGAGTGCCTGGAAGAGGTGACGGTTCTGCCCAAGCCCCTCTGA
- the LOC115547498 gene encoding alpha-1A adrenergic receptor, whose protein sequence is MSFNARDGWNGSSSPAHYAEESSPLSNLSLSAGTHADSNGTAPLDLSRAIPVGMVLASFIMFAIVGNIMVILSVVCNRQLRIPTNYFIINLAIADLLLGTTVLPVSATLEVLDYWVFGRIFCDIWAAVDVLCCTASIMSLCAISIDRYIGVSYPLQYPMIVTKKRALLAMLGVWVLAIIISIGPLLGWKQPPSQDVRVCPITEEPFYALFSSLGSFYIPLAVILAMYCQVYVVAKRTTRNLEAGVVKENSNEVTLRIHCRNQQIQDLCVGKNNGHGAPGGRTGNLTVKLLKFSREKKAAKTLGVVVGMFILCWLPFFLALPIGSFNTNLRPSKTFFKVIFWLGYFNSCLNPIIYPCYSREFKQAFIRILRCQWKKKKKGWQAYYNYRCQQGSNTSSFLNGSQQTLSSVHPSPRCVATRLDPAPWTSRGGHFLSPSPPLPGSPCAGPQVQHAALAPAERAPPVKPVSPLAREVGAGGGRGTGAGRGTGAGSRREASLLANGQSLKKHRVELQRDVAVAMRGESADS, encoded by the exons ATGAGTTTTAACGCGCGGGATGGTTGGAACGGGTCCTCCTCACCGGCGCATTACGCGGAGGAGAGCTCTCCGCTCtccaacctctccctctctgccggAACCCACGCGGACTCCAACGGCACGGCTCCACTGGACCTGAGCCGGGCTATCCCGGTGGGAATGGTGCTCGCCTCTTTCATCATGTTCGCCATCGTGGGCAACATCATGGTCATACTGTCGGTGGTGTGCAACAGGCAGCTGCGCATCCCCACCAACTACTTCATTATCAACCTGGCCATCGCCGACCTGTTGCTGGGCACGACCGTGCTGCCCGTGTCCGCGACGCTGGAGGTCCTGGATTACTGGGTGTTCGGGAGGATATTCTGCGACATTTGGGCCGCGGTGGACGTCTTGTGCTGCACGGCGTCTATTATGTCGCTGTGCGCCATCTCCATCGACCGGTACATCGGGGTGAGCTACCCGCTCCAGTACCCCATGATCGTGACCAAGAAGCGGGCGCTCTTGGCGATGCTCGGGGTCTGGGTGCTGGCCATTATCATATCCATCGGGCCGCTGCTGGGATGGAAGCAGCCTCCCTCTCAG gacgtCAGGGTGTGCCCCATCACGGAGGAGCCCTTCTACGCGCTCTTCTCCTCGCTGGGCTCCTTCTACATCCCGCTGGCCGTCATCCTGGCCATGTACTGCCAGGTGTACGTGGTGGCCAAGCGCACCACCCGCAACCTGGAGGCCGGCGTGGTGAAGGAGAACTCCAACGAGGTCACCCTCCGGATCCACTGCCGCAACCAGCAGATCCAGGACCTGTGCGTGGGCAAGAACAACGGCCACGGAGCGCCGGGGGGCCGCACCGGCAACCTGACGGTGAAGCTGCTCAAGTTCTCGCGGGAGAAGAAGGCGGCCAAGACGCTGGGCGTGGTGGTGGGCATGTTCATCCTGTGCTGGCTGCCCTTCTTCCTGGCGCTGCCCATCG GCTCCTTCAACACCAACCTGCGGCCCTCCAAAACATTTTTCAAGGTCATCTTTTGGCTGGGCTACTTCAACAGCTGCCTGAACCCCATCATCTACCCCTGTTACAGTCGGGAGTTCAAGCAG GCCTTCATCCGCATCCTGCGCTGCcagtggaagaagaagaagaagggctgGCAGGCCTACTACAACTACCGCTGCCAACAGGgctccaacacctcctccttcctcaacGGCAGCCAGCAGACTCTCTCCTCCGTGCACCCCAGCCCGCGCTGCGTCGCCACGCGCCTGGACCCCGCCCCCTGGACCTCCAGAGGGGGGCACTTCCTCTcgccgtccccccccctccccgggagTCCCTGTGCGGGGCCGCAGGTCCAACACGCGGCCCTGGCCCCCGCGGAGAGGGCACCCCCGGTGAAGCCCGTCTCCCCCCTGGCGAGGGAGGTCGGGGCGGGGGGCGGCCGTGGGACGGGGGCAGGCCGTGGGACGGGGGCGGGGTCGCGGCGGGAGGCGTCGCTGTTGGCGAACGGACAGAGTTTGAAGAAGCACCGTGTGGAGCTGCAGCGGGATGTTGCCGTGGCGATGCGTGGGGAGTCGGCTGACAGCTAa